CAGATCGTTCCCGGGCACGGCCCGATCATGTCGCTCGCGGATTTCGCGCGCTGGAAGCATGCCTTCGTCGATTTTATCGCTTGCGCGAAAGGGACGGGCGCGCTTGAGGCTTGTTCGGCGGGCTGGCTCGCCGGCGCCGCCCGATGGGCCGACGACAACCGCCCGCGAACGAAGGCGATGGCGGATTATTACGGCGAGCTGGTGCGCTCGGGCAAACTGGATGGATATTGCAAGGCATGAATGACGGGATAGAGGAACCGAAGCGCCGCGACAATTTCAGCGCCGAGGAACTGGCGGACGGATGGGTGAGCTGGAACCTCAAGGACCCGAGCCGTTTCAACGCCTTTATCGAACCTTTGTCGGTGCGCGCCGAGCCCGACACGTCCGACGGCCGCCCGCAGGCCCGCGTCCGCATGATCCCCGAACGCAAGCACAGCAATCTTGGCGATAATGTCCATGGCGCGGTAACGCTGGCGCTCGTCGACATCGCGCTGTTCGCGGCGTCGCACCAGTTCGGTTCGTTGAATGCGGGCCATTCGGTGACGCTCGACCTGTCGACCCAGTTCGTCGGCGCGGGCAGGCTGGGCGAACCGCTCGATGCCGTCGTCGAGCTGGTGCGCGAAACCGGCCGGCTCATCTTCCTGCGCGGGCTTGTCGTGCAGGGGGCAAGGGACGAGCATATCGTGCTGACCTTTGCGGGCACCATTCGCAAGGCGAGCAAGGATCGCGGCTGATGTCGGTGCTCGCCGAATATGACGCGCTGGTCGCCGCGGGCGAACTCAGGCCTGATCCCGAACAGCGCGCCGCCGCGGAACGGCTGAACCGGCTTCAGACCGAACTCGAAGCGTCGCCGCCGCGCGGCAGTCTGCTGTGGCGCCTGACCGGCCGCAAGCCCGAGGCTCCGCGCGGGGTCTATCTGTGGGGCTCGGTCGGGCGCGGCAAGTCGATGCTGATGGACCTGTTTTACGAAGCGCTGCATATCCAGCGCAAGAAGCGCGTCCATTTCCACGCCTTCATGCTCGACGTCCATGCCCGGATGCGCGAGGTACGCAAAAGCGAGAGCGGCGACCCGATTCCGCTCGTCGCCGACGCGCTGGTCGAAAATACTCGCTGCCTCGCCTTCGACGAGATGGTGGTGAACAACAGCGCCGACGCGATGATCCTGTCACGCCTGTTCACCGCTCTGATCGAGCGCGGGGTGACCGTGGTCGCGACCTCGAACCGGCCGCCGAAGGATCTCTACAAGGACGGGCTGAACCGCGAGCATTTTCTGCCGTTCATCGCGCTGGTCGAGGAGCGGCTGGATGTGATGGGCCTCAACGGTCCGACCGACTATCGCCGCGACCGGCTCGGCGACGGGGCGCGGTGGTTCGTACCCGCCGACGACGCAGCGAGTGCGGCGCTCTCGGCTGCGTTCTTCCGCCTCACCGACTATCCGCTCGAAGATCGCTCCAAGGTGCCGACGCTCGACCTCGACGTCGGCGGCGGACGGACGCTGCACGTTCCGAAAGCGCTGAAGGGGGTGGCGGTCTTCTCGTTCAAGCGGCTGTGCGGCGAGGCGCGGGGGGCGTCCGATTATCTTGCGGTCGCGCGGCACTTCCACACCGTGATTATCGTCGGCATCCCGCGCATGGGGCCCGAGAATCGCAACGAGGCGGCGCGCTTCGTGACGCTGATCGACGCGCTTTACGAATACAAGGTCAAGCTGCTGGCGAGTGCGGCGGCGATGCCCGACGACCTGTATGTTGCGGGCGACGGGGCATTCGAATTCGAGCGCACGGCGAGCCGATTGTCGGAGATGCAGTCCGACGACTATCTGGCGCTAGGCCACGGCCAAGAGGATGCCGCCTAATATCTTGCCCCAGCGCGACGAGTTGAGCGTCACGGAGACGACATCGCGAACATAGCGGACTTCATGTGCGAGATGCCCGACGCCCTGTTCGATTTTCCGGCGCAGCGTGCGCAGCGGTTTGGGCGCCGCGACGCCGATTTGCCTCGGCCGCGGGGGCGGGGCGGGCAGCGTTGCGAAGCCGCCGCTTGCCACCCGCGCGTCGTTCGCAACAGCGCGGCAGAGCGCCTCCATGCGGGCGATAGCAAGATGGTTGGCGACCTCGCGGTCGCGGCTGAGCAATTCGAAGCTGTGGCTGAACGCCGAAAACTGGATCGCGCCGCTTGCCGCGCTATGGTCAAGCGCGTCGCGCATCTCCTGTTCGGACATCGCGCAAAGCTGGGCGGGACGGAAACTGTTCGCGCGATCCATCAACCCGCTGACCGGGACTTCGACGACGCCCAAATGTTCGCGCATGCCAAGATTGCCGGCGTCGAGCGAAATGGCGCAGCCGTGGCCGAGATAGGCGCCGTTGAAGCTGCTGTCGAAACGAAAGCCCAGCGCCGCGAGCGCGCGCAGCGTGTCGTCGTTGGCGCCGAAATTGCCGGCGCGAAACGCGGTCGGGCGCGGCGCCCCCGCGCCGACCAATATATCGCGGGCAAAGCCGATCAGCTTTTTCTGGGCCGCCAGCGGAAAATCGCCGATATTGCGCCCGGTGAGGTGCCCGGCCGGGTTGAACGTCGCAAATTTCAGCCACTCGGTGTGGATATGAAGCTGTACCTCGTGGCCGCGGCGGACGATCGGCTGGACGATCGCGTCGATGATTTCGGGGCCGTAAACCAGCGCGGGCATCGGATCGACGAAATAGACCCCGGTCAGGCCATGCCGATCGAGCATGTCCATCTGGAAATGGATCCCGAAATCGCCGTCGCGGCAGCGGCCGAGGATCGAGCTTTCGAAATTGGCACGCGCATCGGCACCCCGTTGATAGAGGCGCGCCGACAATTCGGTGTCGAAGCTGATGATGGCCCGTGTCATCCCGGCCAATTTAGCCCGGGGGCGGTGTAGGGACGGTTAATCCGAAGCTGGGGCGATGCCGGGCCCGCCGGTCAGAAGCGGAAACTGACATCCACCCCGGCCCCCTTGGTGTCGCCCCACGGAAAGATCTGCACCCGTTCGTTCGCCTTGCTGGTGATGAGATGCCCGGTCGCCGTCCCGATCGCTGCGCCGACGAGCACGTCGCCGACGCGGTGCCGCCGCGCCTCGACGCGCGATAGCCCGACGAAGGAGGCGACGACATAGGCGGGGAGCCCCGCTTCCCAGCCATGGCGGTTGTGCAGCGTCGCGGCGGCGGCAAAGCTCGTCGAGGTGTGCCCCGAGGGAAAGCTCTTGTTATCGCTGCCGTCGGGGCGGCGCGAAGGGAAGGCTTCCTTCATCCCCTGCGTAATCAGCATCGTGCCGCCGATGCTGCCGCCGGCCTGCAACACGCCCTCCCAGTCGCCTTCGACAGCCGGTACCGCGAAGGCGGCGACGACGAGTGCATTTTTGGCGATCGTACCTGCGTCGTCCCAACCGTTCTCGCTGGCGCTGACCGGCGCAGCGAGGGCGAGCGACATCGTGATCGCGAGGACGGGAACAAAGCGCGGCGAGATTTGTTTCATGCGCAGCGAGCTTATGCCGCTGTCATGCAAAGGCAAGGAAAAGCCGTCAGGCTGTCCCGAAACCTTCCGGCCGACCGGCGCCGATAACATCCGGAAGCCGCTCTAATGGCATTGCGAACTATTATCAAAAAAAGGCGGAATTTCGTCCTTTTCGCAGTTGTTTCCTTATGGGAATCGGCGTAGGGGCGTCGCCAGTCTTGGGACCGGCATGGCGCTTTAGCCCGTGCGCCGACCGGTCTGTGAACCAAATGCCGGGCTTGCCAGGAAGGGAGTGCCGCGCGCCATGGGACGCAAGAAGATCGCTTTGATCGGAGCCGGGAATATCGGCGGAACGCTGGCGTTGCTCGCCGCGCAGAAGGAACTGGGCGACGTCGTCCTGTTCGACGTCGTCGAAGGCGTGCCGCAGGGCAAGGCGCTCGACCTGTCGCAGGTCGGCCCGATCGCGGGCTTCGACGCGAAGATCACCGGCACCAACGATTACAAGGATATCGCGGGCGCCGACGTCATCATCGTCACCGCCGGTGTCGCCCGCAAGCCGGGCATGAGCCGCGACGATCTGCTCGGCATCAACCTCAAGGTCATGAAGGCCGTCGGTGAAGGCATCAAGGCCAACGCCCCCGACGCGTTCGTCATCTGCATCACCAACCCGCTCGACGCCATGGTCTGGGCATTGCGCGAATTCTCGGGCCTGCCGCACAACAAGGTCGTCGGCATGGCCGGCGTGCTCGACTCGGCGCGCTTCAGCCACTTCATCGCCGACGAATTCGACGTGTCGGTGAAGGATGTGAACACCTTCGTGCTCGGCGGCCATGGCGACACGATGGTTCCCGTCGTGCGTTACTCGACCGTCAACGGCATCCCCGTTCCCGACCTCGTCAAGATGGGCCTGTCGTCGCAGGACAAGATCGACGCGATCGTCAAGCGCACCCGCGGCGGCGGCGGCGAGATCGTCGCACTGCTCGGCACCGGTTCGGCTTTCTACGCCCCCGCAGCCTCGGGCATCGCGATGGCCGAAGCCTATCTGGGCGACCAGAAGCGCATCCTGCCCTGCGCCGCTTTTGTCGACGGCCAGTATGGCCTCGACGGCCTTTATGTGGGCGTGCCGGTGCTGATCGGTGCCGGCGGCGTCGAGAAGATCGTCGAGATCGAACTCGACGATGCCGACAAGGCCGGCCTGCAGGTCTCGGTCGATGCGGTCAAGGAACTGCTCGACGCGTGCAAGGGTCTGGATTCGTCGCTGGCTTAAGCCGGATATGGTCGCCATCCTCTTCCTGCTTCTCCCCCTGCCGTTTTTGCTGCTGGGGTATTTCGGGAAATGGAAGGTGACGGCGGCGATCATCGGGTTGCTGGGCTTGTGGCTGGTATACATCTTATACCTCCATTGGACTGGCGACCCGAACGATCCATCGTTGAATGAATATGGCGCCCAGATTTTCCCTTATTTCCTGGGCGTGCTGATCGCAGGAATGTCTTTGGCCCACGGTATCGGTTGGAGCGTTCGCTATTTGAAGACTCGGTTCGATGATAATCGCGCTAGGTCAAAACTCGGAGAGACTTTCGAATGAGCATCCTCATCGACAAGAATACCAAGGTCATCACCCAGGGGATGACCGGTGCCACCGGCACCTTCCACACCGAACAGGCGCTGGCCTATGGCACGCAGATGGTCGGCGGCGTGACGCCGGGCAAGGGCGGCACGACGCATATCGGCCTGCCGATGTTCAACACCGTCGAGGAAGCGAAGCATGCGACGGGCGCGACAGCGTCGGTCATCTATGTGCCGCCGCCGTTCGCCGCGGATTCGATCCTCGAGGCGATCGATGCCGAGATCGAACTGATCGTTGCGATCACCGAAGGCATTCCGGTGCTCGACATGGTCAAGGTGAAGCGCGCGCTGTCGGGTTCGAAGTCGCGCCTGATCGGCCCGAACTGCCCCGGCGTGCTGACCCCCGACGAATGCAAGATCGGCATCATGCCGGGTAACATCTTCAAGAAGGGCAGCGTCGGCGTCGTCTCGCGCTCGGGCACGCTGACCTATGAAGCGGTGTTCCAGACCTCGAACGTCGGCCTCGGCCAAACGACTGCGGTCGGCATCGGCGGCGATCCGGTCAATGGCACCAACTTCATCGACGTCCTCGAACTCTTCCTGGCCGACGAAGCGACCAAGTCGATCATCATGATCGGCGAAATCGGCGGCGACGCCGAGGAGCAGGCTGCCCAGTTCCTGATCGACGAAGCCAAGCGCGGCCGCAAGAAGCCGATGGCGGGCTTCATCGCGGGCCGCACCGCGCCTCCGGGCCGCCGCATGGGCCATGCCGGCGCGATCGTGTCGGGCGGCAAGGGCGACGCCGAAAGCAAGATCGCAGCGATGGAAGCCGCCGGCATCAAGGTGTCGGCGAGCCCGTCGGAACTCGGCACGACGCTCGCCGAAGTGCTCAAGGAACGCGTCTGAGCCAAGCGGCCCGCCGGCAGGCTTTGCCGGCGGGCCTCCGCTCCCCATATATGATGACAACCCTTTCCTCCCCGTGGAAAAGCAGATGAACCTCGAACGACAAAGCTTCGACATCGACGAGCCGCAGGCCGGCCCGAGCTGGGCGCCGAAGAACTGGCCCAGCATCGACAGCGACGATCTGACCGCCGCGCTCGATCCGCAGCAGATGCAGGTCGCGGTGAAGGCTGCGGCCGCGAAGGCGGGCGCCCCGCTGTCGAACGCCGAAGTCGAACGCGCTGCCGACGATTCGATCCGCGCGATGATGCTGATCCGCACCTACCGCGTGCGCGGGCATCTGGCCGCCAACCTCGATCCGCTGGGGCTCAGCCAGCGCGAACTGCCCGCCGACCTCACCCCCGAATATCATGGGTTCGCCGGCGCCGATCAGGATCGTCCGATCTGGATCGGCGGCACGCTCGGCCTCGAAAAGGCGACGATCCGGGAGATCGTGGCGATCCTGCGCGCCAATTATTGCGGCAATGTCGGCCTCGAATATATGCATATCGCCGATATCGAGGAGCGCCAGTTCCTGCAGGAGCGGATGGAAGGCGCCGACAAGATCATCGAATTTTCGGTCGAGGGCAAACGCGCCATCCTGAACAAGGTGATCGAGGCCGAGGAGTGGGAGAAATTCCTCGCGCGCAAATATGTCGGCACCAAGCGCTTCGGCCTCGATGGCGGTGAATCGATGATCCCGGCGATGGAATCGATCATCAAATATGGCGGCCAGTACGGCGTCAAAGAGATCGTCTATGGCATGGCGCATCGCGGGCGGCTCAACATGCTCGCCAATGTGCTCGCCAAGCCGTATCAGGTGATCTTCCACGAATTTTCGGGCGGCAGCGCCAACCCCGACGATGTCGGCGGATCGGGCGACGTCAAATATCACCTCGGCACCTCGACGGACCGCGAGTTCGACGGCATTTCGGTGCATATGTCGCTGGTTCCGAACCCCTCGCATCTCGAGGCGGTCGATCCGGTCGTGCTCGGCAAGGTGCGGGCGCAGCAGGTGGCGCGCGGCGACCTGACCGAACATGCGCAGGTGCTGCCGGTGCTGATCCACGGCGACGCGGCGTTTGCGGGGCAGGGGATCGTCTGGGAATGCCTCGGTTTCTCGGGTATCCGCGGCTACAATACCGGCGGCTGCATCCACTTCATCGTCAACAACCAGATCGGCTTCACGACCAGCCCGCAGTTCGCGCGCTCGTCGCCCTATCCGTCGGACGTCGCGAAGGGCGTGATGGCGCCGATCCTGCACGTCAACGGCGACGATCCCGAGGCGGTGACCTTCGCCTGCAAGCTGGCGATCGATTTCCGCCAGCGCTTCAAGCGCGACGTCGTGATCGACATGTGGTGCTATCGCCGCTTCGGCCATAACGAGGGCGACGAGCCTTCGTTCACCCAGCCGCTGATGTACGCCAGCATCCGCCAGCACCCCCCGGTGTCGCAGCTTTGCGCAGCGAAGCTCGAAGGCGAGGGCGTGATCGACGCCGGCTGGGCCGACGCGCACCGCGCCGAGTTTGTGGCGCGGCTGGAAGGCGATTTCGAGGCGGCGAAAAGCTACAAGCCGAACAAGGCCGACTGGTTCGCCGGGCGTTGGTCGGGGCTGCACTCGCCGGCCGATCCCGAGAATGCGCGCCGCAATATCGCGACCGGCGTGTCGGACAAATTGTTCGATTCGATCGGCCGCACGCTGACGACGATCCCCGGCGACCTCGAGGTGCACAAGACGCTGCGCCGCGTCATCGACGCGCGGGCGGCGATGTTCGCCGACAAGAGCGATGATGAAGTCTTCGACTGGGCGACCGCCGAAAGCCTCGCCTTCGGGACCTTGCTCAGCGAGGGTTATCAGGTCCGCCTGTCGGGTCAGGATTCGGGGCGCGGCACCTTCAGCCAGCGTCACGCCGTCTGGGTCGACCAGAAGGACGAGCATAAATATATCCCGCTGACCACCGTACCGCACGGCCGTTTCGAGGTGCTCGACAGCCCGCTCTCCGAATATGGCGTGCTTGGCTTCGAATATGGCTATGCGATGGCCGATCCGAAGAGCCTCGTGCTCTGGGAAGCGCAGTTCGGCGATTTTGCCAACGGCGCGCAGATCATGATCGACCAGTTCATCGCGTCGGGCGAAGCCAAGTGGCTGCGCGCCAACGGGCTCGTGCTGTTGCTGCCGCACGGTTATGAAGGGCAGGGCCCCGAACATAGCTCGGCGCGTCTCGAGCGCTTCCTGCAACTGTGCGCGGGCGACAATATCCAGGTGTGCAATATTTCGACCCCGTCGAACTATTTCCACGTCCTGCGCCGCCAGATGCTGCGTCCGTTCCGCAAGCCGCTGATCATCATGACGCCGAAGTCGCTGCTGCGTCACAAGCTGGCGGTGTCGCAGCGTTCGGATTTCATCGGCGAAGCACATTTCCGTCGCATCATGTCCGA
The Sphingopyxis macrogoltabida genome window above contains:
- a CDS encoding phosphatase PAP2 family protein; the protein is MKQISPRFVPVLAITMSLALAAPVSASENGWDDAGTIAKNALVVAAFAVPAVEGDWEGVLQAGGSIGGTMLITQGMKEAFPSRRPDGSDNKSFPSGHTSTSFAAAATLHNRHGWEAGLPAYVVASFVGLSRVEARRHRVGDVLVGAAIGTATGHLITSKANERVQIFPWGDTKGAGVDVSFRF
- a CDS encoding 2-oxoglutarate dehydrogenase E1 component; the protein is MNLERQSFDIDEPQAGPSWAPKNWPSIDSDDLTAALDPQQMQVAVKAAAAKAGAPLSNAEVERAADDSIRAMMLIRTYRVRGHLAANLDPLGLSQRELPADLTPEYHGFAGADQDRPIWIGGTLGLEKATIREIVAILRANYCGNVGLEYMHIADIEERQFLQERMEGADKIIEFSVEGKRAILNKVIEAEEWEKFLARKYVGTKRFGLDGGESMIPAMESIIKYGGQYGVKEIVYGMAHRGRLNMLANVLAKPYQVIFHEFSGGSANPDDVGGSGDVKYHLGTSTDREFDGISVHMSLVPNPSHLEAVDPVVLGKVRAQQVARGDLTEHAQVLPVLIHGDAAFAGQGIVWECLGFSGIRGYNTGGCIHFIVNNQIGFTTSPQFARSSPYPSDVAKGVMAPILHVNGDDPEAVTFACKLAIDFRQRFKRDVVIDMWCYRRFGHNEGDEPSFTQPLMYASIRQHPPVSQLCAAKLEGEGVIDAGWADAHRAEFVARLEGDFEAAKSYKPNKADWFAGRWSGLHSPADPENARRNIATGVSDKLFDSIGRTLTTIPGDLEVHKTLRRVIDARAAMFADKSDDEVFDWATAESLAFGTLLSEGYQVRLSGQDSGRGTFSQRHAVWVDQKDEHKYIPLTTVPHGRFEVLDSPLSEYGVLGFEYGYAMADPKSLVLWEAQFGDFANGAQIMIDQFIASGEAKWLRANGLVLLLPHGYEGQGPEHSSARLERFLQLCAGDNIQVCNISTPSNYFHVLRRQMLRPFRKPLIIMTPKSLLRHKLAVSQRSDFIGEAHFRRIMSDRTPPEDKAIKRVVLCSGKVGYDLMEARDAAGLTDTTVIRIEQLYPFPGEPLAIRLKRMPNLEEAVWAQEEPRNNGSWFFVNELIEDALTEAGHKGMRPRYAGRAAAASPATGLMSRHQTEQSALVADALGLSVRAEIRRAKNKA
- a CDS encoding polysaccharide deacetylase family protein, which translates into the protein MTRAIISFDTELSARLYQRGADARANFESSILGRCRDGDFGIHFQMDMLDRHGLTGVYFVDPMPALVYGPEIIDAIVQPIVRRGHEVQLHIHTEWLKFATFNPAGHLTGRNIGDFPLAAQKKLIGFARDILVGAGAPRPTAFRAGNFGANDDTLRALAALGFRFDSSFNGAYLGHGCAISLDAGNLGMREHLGVVEVPVSGLMDRANSFRPAQLCAMSEQEMRDALDHSAASGAIQFSAFSHSFELLSRDREVANHLAIARMEALCRAVANDARVASGGFATLPAPPPRPRQIGVAAPKPLRTLRRKIEQGVGHLAHEVRYVRDVVSVTLNSSRWGKILGGILLAVA
- the zapE gene encoding cell division protein ZapE, producing the protein MMSVLAEYDALVAAGELRPDPEQRAAAERLNRLQTELEASPPRGSLLWRLTGRKPEAPRGVYLWGSVGRGKSMLMDLFYEALHIQRKKRVHFHAFMLDVHARMREVRKSESGDPIPLVADALVENTRCLAFDEMVVNNSADAMILSRLFTALIERGVTVVATSNRPPKDLYKDGLNREHFLPFIALVEERLDVMGLNGPTDYRRDRLGDGARWFVPADDAASAALSAAFFRLTDYPLEDRSKVPTLDLDVGGGRTLHVPKALKGVAVFSFKRLCGEARGASDYLAVARHFHTVIIVGIPRMGPENRNEAARFVTLIDALYEYKVKLLASAAAMPDDLYVAGDGAFEFERTASRLSEMQSDDYLALGHGQEDAA
- a CDS encoding PaaI family thioesterase; translated protein: MNDGIEEPKRRDNFSAEELADGWVSWNLKDPSRFNAFIEPLSVRAEPDTSDGRPQARVRMIPERKHSNLGDNVHGAVTLALVDIALFAASHQFGSLNAGHSVTLDLSTQFVGAGRLGEPLDAVVELVRETGRLIFLRGLVVQGARDEHIVLTFAGTIRKASKDRG
- the mdh gene encoding malate dehydrogenase, translating into MGRKKIALIGAGNIGGTLALLAAQKELGDVVLFDVVEGVPQGKALDLSQVGPIAGFDAKITGTNDYKDIAGADVIIVTAGVARKPGMSRDDLLGINLKVMKAVGEGIKANAPDAFVICITNPLDAMVWALREFSGLPHNKVVGMAGVLDSARFSHFIADEFDVSVKDVNTFVLGGHGDTMVPVVRYSTVNGIPVPDLVKMGLSSQDKIDAIVKRTRGGGGEIVALLGTGSAFYAPAASGIAMAEAYLGDQKRILPCAAFVDGQYGLDGLYVGVPVLIGAGGVEKIVEIELDDADKAGLQVSVDAVKELLDACKGLDSSLA
- the sucD gene encoding succinate--CoA ligase subunit alpha, with the protein product MSILIDKNTKVITQGMTGATGTFHTEQALAYGTQMVGGVTPGKGGTTHIGLPMFNTVEEAKHATGATASVIYVPPPFAADSILEAIDAEIELIVAITEGIPVLDMVKVKRALSGSKSRLIGPNCPGVLTPDECKIGIMPGNIFKKGSVGVVSRSGTLTYEAVFQTSNVGLGQTTAVGIGGDPVNGTNFIDVLELFLADEATKSIIMIGEIGGDAEEQAAQFLIDEAKRGRKKPMAGFIAGRTAPPGRRMGHAGAIVSGGKGDAESKIAAMEAAGIKVSASPSELGTTLAEVLKERV